A stretch of the Clavibacter sp. B3I6 genome encodes the following:
- a CDS encoding AAA family ATPase, with product MWRANERSDDDDDLLSGFASEPLEDPHVNASHNSTSPHDLRVGDVHLGSGNVAEPRWREWREQLAGIGGSSPLLHFVDAPGSRIELSTTHPGGLAQFITGKTTLLSSLIRDELALRSARKAANRITQKGIELVSARGIESIHLAIGLAEWRFADEQFRGPVLLRPLAIRRHGSDYEVRLKGQPFLNPALARALEEQFQITLDADSFVALAVQNGAFKPQPVIDRLRGLTSHLPAFTVQPRLVVSSFAEVGQALAEDAADLEHLVIDAIAGNPTAKWGVGEAYAPVDPIPQDQRPPVTDTLLLDADPEQEYVIAQINAGNSLVVTTLPGTGGTQTIVNSIGCLVAQNKRVLVVSPRASSLKGIGQRLADVGLPGLAVAPKSLKRDVVQSIVRNEKAAPAQTAEVDDALVRLRHVLLDYRFALGRPDKDLGVSVLDALGELSRLALLPSPPATTARLTRGAVTAIAHDRASAAASLVKAASLGEFRYGPGDSPWYGATFSTSAAASHAHDLAKSLSADGLPRLLERADELIGQTRMRAYRSVDELGVYLRLLLDVRETLDKFQPVVFDRSLSEIIAATGSRRDAPEMTSITRRRLRKLAREYVRPGVHISDMHESLKAIQKQRILWQRYVAVGSTPEVPRGISDVHARYQEVAADLKVLDEPLSMVTRPTPLAELPVDELREKVAQLAEDSEVLQNLQERTSLLADLRRLDLDPLLHDLSDRHVPQEAVAAELELAWWQSVLEQMLAGDKALLNANTSVLDRLESDFRLVDEAHATASAGLLAWQLAETWKIGVVDWPEEAHHLRELLGGSAPVDAAALHHSAPHLSRTIAPVWLASPYEVPTITDEMPFDAVFLVDAGAMTLAEALGGIRRGKQTVVFGDPVTQTPSPFTIAVVPQPERSTPQLADDDSTLEERHADSALARLSELLPALSLTRSYRAGGEDLAELVNRRFYGGRIQSLPWAGTFLGHGSLSLDFVADGHGMPDEDTGAVESVDAEVIRVVELVLDHASHRPRESLMVITASARHAVRVQQAVLHAAAKRSDVTEFFIGDRAEPFMVATLEQCVAQSRDRVIFSVGYGRTPHGRVLSNFGALAAPGGERLLAVAMTRARRSMVVVSCFQPSDIDQDRMKHGIVALAQILSEAEARFKEDPIPDDGDAMLVDLARRLEGLGLAPALGHRDKLGLVASYGGRAIAIETDPVVNQTSLRESLRLRPEMLKRLGWHYLRVHSFELFADPDAVARRIATALGAISDAHPITAPVQVQAGAHRAE from the coding sequence CGGGTCGGCGACGTGCACCTGGGGAGCGGCAACGTGGCCGAGCCCCGCTGGCGCGAGTGGCGCGAGCAGCTGGCCGGCATCGGCGGCTCCTCCCCCCTCCTCCACTTCGTCGACGCCCCGGGCTCGCGCATCGAGCTGAGCACGACGCACCCCGGCGGCCTCGCGCAGTTCATCACGGGCAAGACGACGCTGCTGTCGTCCCTGATCCGCGACGAGCTCGCGCTCCGCAGCGCCCGCAAGGCGGCGAACCGCATCACGCAGAAGGGGATCGAGCTGGTCTCCGCCCGGGGGATCGAGTCGATCCACCTGGCCATCGGCCTCGCCGAGTGGCGCTTCGCGGACGAGCAGTTCCGCGGGCCGGTGCTCCTGCGCCCGCTCGCCATCCGCCGCCACGGCAGCGACTACGAGGTGCGCCTCAAGGGCCAGCCGTTCCTCAACCCGGCGCTCGCGCGGGCCCTCGAGGAGCAGTTCCAGATCACGCTGGACGCCGACTCGTTCGTCGCCCTCGCCGTGCAGAACGGCGCCTTCAAGCCGCAGCCGGTCATCGACCGCCTCCGCGGCCTCACCTCGCACCTGCCCGCCTTCACCGTGCAGCCGCGGCTCGTCGTCTCCTCCTTCGCCGAGGTCGGCCAGGCGCTCGCCGAGGACGCGGCGGACCTCGAGCACCTCGTCATCGACGCGATCGCCGGCAACCCCACGGCCAAGTGGGGCGTCGGCGAGGCGTACGCGCCCGTCGACCCGATCCCGCAGGACCAGCGCCCGCCCGTCACCGACACCCTGCTGCTCGATGCGGATCCCGAGCAGGAGTACGTGATCGCGCAGATCAACGCGGGCAACTCGCTCGTGGTGACGACGCTGCCGGGCACCGGCGGCACGCAGACCATCGTCAACTCCATCGGCTGCCTGGTCGCGCAGAACAAGCGCGTCCTCGTGGTGAGCCCCCGGGCGTCGTCGCTCAAGGGGATCGGACAGCGCCTCGCCGACGTGGGCCTGCCGGGGCTCGCGGTCGCGCCGAAGTCGCTCAAGCGCGACGTGGTGCAGTCCATCGTCCGCAACGAGAAGGCCGCGCCCGCGCAGACCGCCGAGGTCGACGACGCGCTCGTCCGCCTCCGCCACGTGCTGCTCGACTACCGCTTCGCGCTCGGCCGTCCCGACAAGGACCTCGGCGTCTCCGTGCTGGATGCGCTCGGCGAGCTCTCCCGCCTCGCCCTGCTCCCCAGCCCGCCGGCCACGACCGCCCGCCTCACCCGCGGCGCCGTGACGGCCATCGCGCACGACCGCGCGAGCGCCGCCGCCTCCCTCGTGAAGGCCGCGAGCCTCGGCGAGTTCCGCTACGGGCCGGGCGACTCGCCCTGGTACGGCGCCACCTTCTCCACGAGCGCCGCGGCGAGCCACGCGCACGACCTCGCGAAGTCCCTGTCCGCGGACGGCCTGCCGCGCCTCCTCGAGCGCGCCGACGAGCTCATCGGCCAGACGCGGATGCGCGCGTACCGATCCGTCGACGAGCTGGGCGTGTACCTCCGCCTCCTCCTCGACGTGCGCGAGACCCTCGACAAGTTCCAGCCCGTCGTGTTCGACCGGTCGCTCAGCGAGATCATCGCGGCCACCGGGTCCCGCCGTGACGCCCCGGAGATGACGAGCATCACCCGCCGTCGCCTCCGCAAGCTCGCGCGCGAGTACGTGCGCCCGGGCGTCCACATCTCCGACATGCACGAGAGCCTGAAGGCGATCCAGAAGCAGCGGATCCTGTGGCAGCGCTACGTCGCGGTCGGCTCGACCCCGGAGGTCCCGCGCGGCATCTCCGACGTCCACGCGCGCTACCAGGAGGTCGCGGCCGACCTGAAGGTGCTCGACGAGCCGCTGAGCATGGTCACCCGCCCGACGCCGCTCGCCGAGCTGCCCGTCGACGAGCTGCGCGAGAAGGTCGCCCAGCTCGCCGAGGACAGCGAGGTGCTGCAGAACCTGCAGGAGCGCACGTCGCTCCTCGCGGACCTCCGCCGCCTCGACCTCGACCCGCTGCTGCACGACCTCTCCGACCGGCACGTGCCGCAGGAGGCCGTCGCCGCCGAGCTCGAGCTCGCGTGGTGGCAGTCCGTGCTCGAGCAGATGCTCGCGGGCGACAAGGCGCTCCTCAACGCGAACACCAGCGTCCTCGACCGCCTCGAGTCGGACTTCCGGCTCGTGGACGAGGCGCACGCGACCGCCAGCGCGGGGCTCCTCGCCTGGCAGCTCGCGGAGACGTGGAAGATCGGCGTGGTCGACTGGCCCGAGGAGGCGCACCACCTGCGCGAGCTCCTCGGCGGATCCGCCCCGGTCGACGCCGCGGCCCTCCACCACTCCGCGCCCCACCTCTCCCGCACCATCGCGCCGGTCTGGCTCGCGTCGCCGTACGAGGTGCCGACCATCACGGACGAGATGCCGTTCGACGCCGTGTTCCTCGTGGATGCCGGCGCCATGACGCTCGCGGAGGCCCTCGGCGGCATCCGCCGCGGGAAGCAGACCGTCGTGTTCGGCGACCCGGTCACGCAGACGCCGTCGCCCTTCACCATCGCGGTCGTCCCGCAGCCGGAGCGCTCTACGCCGCAGCTCGCGGACGACGACTCCACGCTGGAGGAGCGCCACGCGGACTCGGCCCTCGCGCGCCTGAGCGAGCTCCTGCCCGCCCTCTCGCTCACGCGCAGCTACCGCGCGGGCGGCGAGGACCTGGCCGAGCTCGTCAACCGCCGCTTCTACGGCGGGCGGATCCAGTCCCTCCCGTGGGCGGGCACCTTCCTCGGCCACGGCAGCCTCTCGCTCGACTTCGTCGCCGACGGCCACGGCATGCCCGACGAGGACACCGGCGCCGTCGAGAGCGTCGACGCCGAGGTGATCCGCGTCGTGGAGCTGGTCCTCGATCACGCGAGCCACCGCCCGCGCGAGTCGCTCATGGTCATCACCGCGAGCGCCCGGCACGCCGTGCGCGTGCAGCAGGCCGTGCTCCATGCGGCGGCGAAGCGCAGCGACGTGACCGAGTTCTTCATCGGCGACCGCGCGGAGCCGTTCATGGTCGCGACCCTCGAGCAGTGCGTCGCGCAGAGCCGCGACCGGGTGATCTTCTCGGTCGGCTACGGCCGCACCCCGCACGGCCGCGTGCTGTCGAACTTCGGCGCTCTCGCGGCGCCCGGCGGGGAGCGCCTGCTCGCCGTCGCGATGACGCGCGCCCGCCGCTCGATGGTGGTCGTCTCCTGCTTCCAGCCCTCCGACATCGACCAGGACCGGATGAAGCACGGCATCGTCGCGCTCGCCCAGATCCTCTCCGAGGCGGAGGCCCGCTTCAAGGAGGACCCGATCCCGGACGACGGCGACGCCATGCTGGTGGACCTCGCCCGCCGCCTCGAGGGCCTCGGCCTCGCGCCCGCCCTCGGGCACCGCGACAAGCTGGGGCTCGTCGCCTCCTACGGCGGCCGGGCCATCGCGATCGAGACGGATCCGGTGGTCAACCAGACGAGCCTCCGCGAGTCGCTGCGCCTCCGCCCGGAGATGCTGAAGCGCCTCGGCTGGCACTACCTCCGCGTGCACTCCTTCGAGCTGTTCGCGGATCCGGACGCCGTCGCCCGCCGCATCGCGACCGCCCTCGGCGCGATCTCGGACGCGCACCCGATCACCGCGCCCGTGCAGGTCCAGGCCGGCGCGCACCGGGCGGAGTGA
- a CDS encoding 5-formyltetrahydrofolate cyclo-ligase: MPSEVGNEKRALRAQLRERRRQMTSTERDEAAHGLTSRLTELVANHDARRVACYLSTVDEPTTRPFLQWLHADGRQVLLPVSRNDGLLDWVVSDGTETEGLFGLPEPVGELLGPIAINDVDLIVVPAAAVDQGGMRMGWGRGYFDKTLGSMEACPPVYAVVFDAEFVDELPREKHDMPVDGIVTPTLIHSF; encoded by the coding sequence ATGCCGAGCGAAGTCGGGAACGAGAAGAGGGCGCTGCGCGCCCAGCTGCGGGAGCGTCGTCGCCAGATGACCTCGACGGAGCGCGACGAGGCGGCCCACGGCCTCACGAGCCGCCTGACGGAGCTCGTCGCCAACCACGACGCCCGCCGCGTCGCCTGCTACCTCTCCACGGTGGACGAGCCGACCACGCGCCCGTTCCTGCAGTGGCTGCACGCGGACGGACGCCAGGTGCTGCTGCCGGTGTCGCGGAACGACGGCCTGCTCGACTGGGTCGTGAGCGACGGCACCGAGACCGAGGGCCTGTTCGGCCTGCCGGAGCCGGTGGGCGAGCTGCTCGGGCCCATCGCGATCAACGACGTCGACCTCATCGTCGTCCCCGCGGCGGCGGTCGACCAGGGCGGCATGCGCATGGGCTGGGGGCGCGGCTACTTCGACAAGACCCTCGGCTCGATGGAGGCCTGCCCCCCGGTCTACGCTGTGGTGTTCGACGCCGAGTTCGTCGACGAGCTCCCGCGGGAGAAGCACGACATGCCGGTCGACGGCATCGTGACCCCGACCCTCATCCACTCCTTCTAG
- a CDS encoding GNAT family N-acetyltransferase gives MDVPQTVPTMRDGRISVRPIRLRDSRALERSLLDNRSWLRKWEATSPYAPMAFDTRASIRSLQANARAGLGVPLVIEYDDEFAGQLNVSSISYGSLSSATIGYWVGQEYAGRNVTPTAVALATDHCFTTLGLHRMEICIRPENAPSLRVVQKLGFRYEGLRRRYIHINGDWRDHFCFGLVVEELSTSVLARWKEGGVDPEWSRVPDADVEAAAAPLAVQRRI, from the coding sequence ATGGACGTGCCGCAGACCGTTCCCACCATGCGGGACGGGCGCATCTCCGTCCGGCCCATCCGGCTCCGCGACTCGCGGGCCCTCGAGCGCTCCCTCCTCGACAACCGCTCCTGGTTGCGGAAGTGGGAGGCCACGAGCCCCTACGCGCCGATGGCCTTCGACACCCGCGCGAGCATCCGGTCGCTCCAGGCCAACGCGCGCGCCGGTCTCGGCGTGCCGCTCGTGATCGAGTACGACGACGAGTTCGCCGGGCAGCTCAACGTGTCGTCCATCTCCTACGGCTCGCTCTCGAGCGCCACCATCGGCTATTGGGTCGGCCAGGAGTACGCCGGCCGCAACGTGACGCCCACGGCGGTCGCGCTCGCGACCGACCACTGCTTCACGACCCTCGGGCTCCACCGGATGGAGATCTGCATCCGCCCGGAGAACGCGCCCAGCCTCCGCGTCGTGCAGAAGCTCGGCTTCCGGTACGAGGGGCTGCGCCGCCGCTACATCCACATCAACGGCGACTGGCGCGACCACTTCTGCTTCGGCCTCGTCGTCGAGGAGCTCTCCACCAGCGTGCTCGCGCGCTGGAAGGAGGGCGGGGTGGATCCGGAGTGGTCGCGCGTCCCCGACGCCGACGTCGAGGCGGCCGCCGCGCCCCTCGCCGTGCAGCGCCGCATCTGA
- a CDS encoding pilus assembly protein CpaE, whose translation MISTAHATTLLELGLEWSPEPGDRFRIRGQGFESDVFTISELTIEAHEHATGTVLGFNGTTEWALDSVALEDSLWLPREDQLRALLGGAFRSLRREIGGAEDGAHVVLVVMDGVEVEHRDLEAEEAYAKALIAVMEAADSASPAA comes from the coding sequence ATGATCTCCACCGCGCACGCCACGACCCTCCTGGAGCTCGGCCTCGAGTGGAGCCCCGAGCCCGGCGACCGGTTCCGGATCCGCGGCCAGGGCTTCGAGTCCGACGTGTTCACCATCAGCGAGCTCACCATCGAGGCGCACGAGCACGCCACGGGCACCGTGCTCGGCTTCAACGGCACGACCGAGTGGGCGCTCGACTCCGTCGCGCTCGAGGACAGCCTGTGGCTGCCGCGCGAGGACCAGCTGCGGGCCCTGCTCGGCGGCGCCTTCCGCTCGCTCCGCCGCGAGATCGGCGGCGCGGAGGACGGCGCGCACGTGGTGCTCGTCGTGATGGACGGCGTGGAGGTCGAGCACCGCGACCTCGAGGCCGAGGAGGCCTACGCCAAGGCGCTCATCGCGGTGATGGAGGCGGCGGACTCCGCCTCGCCGGCTGCCTAG
- a CDS encoding methyltransferase: MPRPAIPSVTIATPEVQALRADLEAAPFSLASALDVWGDAAGQALHRGNRIPARRAVAAARTVDGLPAAAALAALFVLGDPVDADDLRRALPALGLDGAVRLGLVEVDGDRVRPAVDLRPYGFIDAHGVGEWWIASDLGELATGGALDEDHVLGVGGASATLSGLMISAPVASALDLGTGCGIQALHASRHADRVVATDISVRALAFAALNAALNGVTTIELRLGSLFEPVAGERFDHIVSNPPFVITPRAEGVPAYEYRDAGLVGDALVEGVVADLVDHLAPGGVAQLLGNWEHRAGEPGLERVAGWLDAAARRTGSGLDAWIVEREVQDAALYAETWIRDGGTRAGTPESEALVDAWLDDFAARGVDGVGFGYLTLRRPAAGAPTLRRLERLPGGLGHNPTGLGDHLRASLAAHDALAGIDDRALAALALVVAGDVTEERHYWPGAEDPTVMTLRQGAGFGREVPLDTGLAALVGACDGELAVGAIVDAVAQLTSVDAGALRAELLPRIRALVADGFLLLPAVADGATVADRPARDA, translated from the coding sequence GTGCCCCGCCCCGCGATCCCGTCCGTGACCATCGCGACCCCGGAGGTGCAGGCGCTCCGGGCCGATCTCGAGGCGGCGCCCTTCTCCCTGGCCTCCGCCCTCGACGTGTGGGGCGACGCGGCCGGGCAGGCCCTGCACCGCGGGAACCGGATCCCCGCCCGGCGCGCCGTGGCCGCCGCGCGCACCGTCGACGGCCTGCCCGCGGCCGCCGCGCTCGCGGCGCTGTTCGTGCTCGGCGATCCGGTCGACGCGGACGACCTCCGCCGCGCGCTGCCCGCCCTCGGCCTGGACGGCGCCGTCCGGCTGGGGCTGGTCGAGGTCGACGGCGACCGGGTGCGCCCCGCGGTCGATCTCCGTCCCTACGGCTTCATCGACGCGCACGGCGTGGGCGAGTGGTGGATCGCCTCCGACCTCGGCGAGCTCGCCACCGGCGGCGCGCTGGACGAGGACCACGTGCTCGGCGTCGGCGGCGCGTCCGCCACGCTCAGCGGCCTCATGATCTCCGCCCCCGTCGCGTCCGCGCTCGACCTCGGGACGGGCTGCGGGATCCAGGCGCTGCACGCGTCCCGGCACGCGGACCGCGTGGTCGCGACCGACATCTCCGTCCGCGCCCTCGCCTTCGCGGCGCTCAACGCCGCGCTCAACGGGGTGACCACGATCGAGCTCCGGCTCGGCAGCCTCTTCGAGCCCGTGGCGGGGGAGCGGTTCGACCACATCGTCTCGAACCCGCCGTTCGTCATCACCCCGCGCGCCGAGGGCGTGCCCGCGTACGAGTACCGCGACGCCGGCCTCGTGGGCGACGCGCTCGTCGAGGGCGTGGTCGCGGACCTCGTCGACCACCTGGCGCCCGGCGGCGTCGCGCAGCTCCTCGGCAACTGGGAGCACCGCGCGGGGGAGCCCGGCCTGGAGCGCGTGGCGGGCTGGCTCGACGCGGCCGCGCGGCGCACCGGATCCGGCCTCGACGCCTGGATCGTCGAGCGCGAGGTGCAGGACGCGGCGCTGTACGCCGAGACGTGGATCCGCGACGGCGGCACCCGCGCCGGAACCCCGGAGTCCGAGGCCCTCGTCGACGCCTGGCTCGACGACTTCGCGGCCCGCGGGGTCGACGGCGTCGGGTTCGGCTACCTCACGCTCCGCCGTCCGGCCGCCGGTGCGCCCACGCTCCGCCGCCTCGAGCGGCTGCCCGGCGGCCTCGGCCACAACCCGACCGGCCTCGGCGACCACCTGCGCGCCTCCCTCGCCGCGCACGACGCGCTGGCCGGGATCGACGACCGCGCGCTCGCGGCACTCGCGCTCGTGGTGGCGGGCGACGTCACCGAGGAGCGGCACTACTGGCCGGGCGCCGAGGACCCCACGGTCATGACGCTGCGCCAGGGCGCGGGCTTCGGGCGCGAGGTTCCGCTCGACACGGGGCTCGCGGCGCTGGTCGGCGCGTGCGACGGCGAGCTGGCGGTCGGCGCCATCGTCGACGCGGTCGCGCAGCTCACCTCGGTGGACGCCGGCGCGCTGCGCGCCGAGCTGCTGCCGCGGATCCGGGCGCTCGTCGCCGACGGCTTCCTCCTGCTGCCGGCCGTGGCCGACGGCGCGACGGTCGCCGACCGCCCAGCCCGCGACGCCTAG
- a CDS encoding LacI family DNA-binding transcriptional regulator, whose translation MRATVKDVAARAGVSPKTVSNVVTGRVAVSPATRERVERAVDELDYVPNLSARGLRNGRTGVIAVALPDLGTAYSAELAHHLVEVAHEAGYSIQMEETGSRPDRERDLMSRAREHLVDGLILNPVLLSKSAIVRAESLPPVVVIGEVEQEIADRVGVDSVAAARDMTRFLLATGARRIAAVGTATREESAAGDLRRIGYRRAMEEAGEAPIEIDRTGWTSASGAEAVKTWLADGNPLPDALFCFTDGLAFGVLRALADHGVRVPEDVQVAGFDDVDQSRFSIPTLTTVHFDIRAYAEAAVGQLVRRIEEREGPPVQLVIPHRIVVRGSTRTSIPA comes from the coding sequence ATGCGCGCGACAGTCAAGGACGTCGCGGCGCGCGCCGGCGTCTCCCCGAAGACCGTGTCCAACGTGGTCACCGGCCGCGTCGCCGTGAGCCCCGCCACCCGGGAGCGCGTCGAGCGCGCGGTCGACGAGCTCGACTACGTGCCGAACCTCAGCGCCCGCGGGCTCCGCAACGGGCGCACCGGCGTGATCGCGGTGGCCCTCCCGGACCTCGGCACGGCGTACTCCGCGGAGCTCGCCCACCACCTGGTGGAGGTGGCGCACGAGGCCGGCTACAGCATCCAGATGGAGGAGACGGGCTCGCGCCCCGACCGCGAGCGCGACCTCATGTCGCGGGCGCGCGAGCACCTCGTCGACGGCCTGATCCTCAACCCCGTGCTGCTGTCGAAGAGCGCCATCGTGCGCGCCGAGTCGCTGCCGCCCGTCGTCGTGATCGGCGAGGTCGAGCAGGAGATCGCGGACCGGGTGGGCGTCGACAGCGTGGCGGCCGCCCGTGACATGACGCGCTTCCTCCTGGCGACCGGCGCCCGGCGCATCGCCGCGGTGGGCACGGCCACGCGCGAGGAGTCCGCCGCGGGCGACCTCCGGCGGATCGGCTACCGGCGCGCGATGGAGGAGGCGGGCGAGGCGCCGATCGAGATCGACCGCACGGGCTGGACGAGCGCGTCCGGAGCGGAGGCCGTCAAGACCTGGCTCGCCGACGGCAATCCGCTGCCGGACGCGCTGTTCTGCTTCACCGACGGCCTCGCGTTCGGCGTCCTGCGCGCCCTCGCCGACCACGGCGTGCGCGTGCCCGAGGACGTGCAGGTCGCGGGCTTCGACGACGTCGACCAGTCCCGCTTCTCGATCCCCACCCTCACCACCGTCCACTTCGACATCCGCGCGTACGCGGAGGCGGCCGTGGGGCAGCTCGTGCGCCGGATCGAGGAGCGCGAGGGGCCGCCCGTGCAGCTCGTGATCCCGCACCGCATCGTCGTCCGGGGCAGCACGCGGACCTCGATCCCGGCCTGA
- the mscL gene encoding large conductance mechanosensitive channel protein MscL, producing MKGFKEFILRGNVIDLAVAVVIGAAFTAIVTAIVTSVFNPLIGALFDASTLAEALPVTIPTASGGEAKIFFGAVIAAIINFLIVAAVVYFALVLPVNHLKKVAFAKQKAEEEATPKDVPPTETELLIEIRDLLAGRPSPEGAHGIPSSSGQHVAEPGRPA from the coding sequence GTGAAGGGCTTCAAGGAGTTCATCCTCCGCGGCAACGTCATCGACCTCGCGGTCGCGGTCGTCATCGGCGCGGCGTTCACCGCGATCGTGACGGCCATCGTCACGTCCGTGTTCAACCCGCTCATCGGGGCGCTGTTCGACGCGTCGACGCTCGCGGAGGCCCTGCCCGTCACGATCCCCACCGCCTCGGGCGGCGAGGCGAAGATCTTCTTCGGGGCCGTGATCGCCGCGATCATCAACTTCCTGATCGTCGCCGCCGTCGTCTACTTCGCCCTCGTGCTCCCGGTGAACCACCTCAAGAAGGTCGCGTTCGCGAAGCAGAAGGCCGAGGAGGAGGCGACGCCGAAGGACGTGCCGCCGACGGAGACCGAGCTGCTCATCGAGATCCGCGACCTGCTCGCCGGGCGGCCGTCGCCCGAGGGAGCGCACGGCATCCCGTCGTCGTCCGGCCAGCACGTGGCCGAGCCCGGGAGGCCCGCCTAG
- a CDS encoding FmdB family zinc ribbon protein, protein MPTYSYRCTVCGNAFDIVQAFTDDSLTECPVCGGKLRKLFAAVGVSFTGSGFYRNDSRTEDAAKRSRSSSGSSSAKGSGSSESSSSGSSDSSSSSGSSDSSGSSGSSGSSGSGTVGQGSGTVTPSTPSGPASSGSGSSSPST, encoded by the coding sequence ATGCCCACGTACTCCTACCGCTGCACGGTGTGCGGCAACGCCTTCGACATCGTCCAGGCGTTCACCGACGACTCCCTCACCGAGTGCCCCGTCTGCGGCGGCAAGCTCCGCAAGCTCTTCGCCGCCGTCGGCGTGAGCTTCACCGGAAGCGGCTTCTACCGCAACGACTCGCGCACCGAGGACGCGGCCAAGCGGTCGCGCTCGTCGTCCGGCTCGTCCTCGGCGAAGGGGTCCGGCTCGTCGGAGTCCTCGTCGTCGGGGTCCTCCGACTCCTCGTCGTCCTCGGGGTCGTCCGACTCCTCCGGGTCCTCGGGGTCGTCCGGCTCCTCGGGCTCCGGCACCGTCGGACAGGGCTCCGGTACCGTGACCCCGAGCACCCCCTCCGGCCCGGCGTCCTCCGGCTCGGGATCGTCCTCGCCGTCCACCTGA
- a CDS encoding DUF3054 domain-containing protein, with amino-acid sequence MTRRSSRPAARPEIVRAVVLDAALVVVFALVGRASHGEDLAPSGVLGTAWPFLAGGLVGWIVARAWRSPSRVVPTGLVVWAVTVVVGVVLRALTGEGVVVPFVITTAIILGVLLLGWRAISALIVRRRARR; translated from the coding sequence GTGACCCGCCGCTCATCCCGCCCCGCCGCCCGTCCCGAGATCGTCCGCGCCGTCGTGCTCGACGCCGCGCTCGTCGTCGTCTTCGCCCTCGTGGGCCGCGCGAGCCACGGCGAGGACCTCGCGCCGTCGGGCGTCCTCGGCACCGCCTGGCCGTTCCTCGCCGGAGGGCTCGTGGGCTGGATCGTCGCCCGGGCGTGGCGGAGCCCCTCCCGCGTCGTCCCCACGGGGCTCGTGGTCTGGGCCGTGACGGTGGTCGTCGGCGTCGTCCTCCGCGCGCTCACGGGCGAGGGCGTCGTGGTGCCGTTCGTCATCACGACCGCGATCATCCTGGGCGTCCTGCTGCTCGGCTGGCGCGCGATCTCGGCGCTCATCGTCCGCCGGCGCGCGCGGCGCTGA
- the galU gene encoding UTP--glucose-1-phosphate uridylyltransferase GalU, with protein MVTHITKAVIPAAGLGTRFLPATKAMPKEMLPVVDRPAIQYVVEEAVGAGLHDVLMITGRNKTALENHFDRNAELEATLQLKGDAAKLRKVNESTDLADMHYVRQGDPKGLGHAVLRAEMHVGREPFAVLLGDDIIDKRDVLLSRMIEVQQQRNCSVVALLEVDPSQTHLYGVATVEETDDDDVVRITGMVEKPAAGTAPSNLAIIGRYVLRPEVFDVLHKTEPGKGGEIQLTDALEKMAAAPEWTGGVYGVVFRGRRYDTGDRLDYLKAIVQLGVDHEDLGEGLREWLPEFVKTLER; from the coding sequence ATGGTCACCCACATCACGAAGGCCGTCATCCCCGCAGCGGGACTCGGAACACGATTCCTGCCCGCGACGAAGGCGATGCCGAAGGAGATGCTGCCGGTCGTCGACCGCCCGGCCATCCAGTACGTGGTGGAGGAGGCCGTCGGGGCGGGCCTCCACGACGTCCTCATGATCACGGGCCGCAACAAGACGGCCCTCGAGAACCACTTCGACCGCAACGCCGAGCTCGAGGCCACCCTGCAGCTCAAGGGCGACGCGGCGAAGCTCCGCAAGGTCAACGAGTCCACCGACCTCGCCGACATGCACTACGTCCGCCAGGGCGACCCCAAGGGCCTCGGCCACGCGGTGCTCCGCGCCGAGATGCACGTGGGCCGCGAGCCGTTCGCCGTGCTCCTCGGCGACGACATCATCGACAAGCGCGACGTGCTCCTCTCCCGCATGATCGAGGTCCAGCAGCAGCGCAACTGCTCGGTCGTCGCGCTCCTCGAGGTCGACCCCTCGCAGACGCACCTCTACGGCGTGGCCACGGTCGAGGAGACGGACGACGACGACGTCGTGCGCATCACCGGCATGGTCGAGAAGCCGGCCGCCGGCACGGCGCCCTCCAACCTCGCCATCATCGGCCGCTACGTGCTGCGCCCCGAGGTCTTCGACGTGCTGCACAAGACGGAGCCCGGCAAGGGCGGCGAGATCCAGCTCACCGACGCGCTCGAGAAGATGGCCGCCGCACCCGAGTGGACCGGCGGCGTGTACGGCGTCGTCTTCCGCGGCCGCCGCTACGACACGGGCGACCGGCTCGACTACCTCAAGGCCATCGTGCAGCTCGGCGTCGACCACGAGGACCTCGGCGAGGGCCTGCGCGAGTGGCTGCCCGAGTTCGTCAAGACGCTCGAGCGCTGA